One genomic segment of Helianthus annuus cultivar XRQ/B chromosome 14, HanXRQr2.0-SUNRISE, whole genome shotgun sequence includes these proteins:
- the LOC110906733 gene encoding receptor-like kinase TMK3 produces MAEYHHLILTITLLFAFLISPVFNTTYPNVRKGLDLSSSQLSPGITPSTGDPGIGGVPPIPRKKKPNVVPSLTPAAIFGGLALLTVPLGLYLCKWKKANSSEPPSSLVIQPLDPADSDNTVRISIANDTQMHAGSGESPVIMSGNIIISVQVLKNATKNFAKESKLGHGGFGVVYKGQLDDGTKIAVKRMESGAISNKALDEFESEISVLTKVRHRHLVSLLGYSTEGLERILVYEYMPQGALSRHLFHWKNLKLEPLSWKMRLNIALDVARGMEYLHTLAHQSFIHRDLKSLPPPKSSNILLGDDFRAKVSDFGLVKLVPDGGKSIMTRVAGTFGYIAPEYAVTGKLTTKVDVFSYGVILMELLTGLMVLDNDRPEEKRYLVEWFSSIRADKEKVMAAVDFSLNANEEIFETISVVAELAGHCTAREPSQRPDMGHAVNVLAPLVEKWKPMESEAEVSCGGVDHSLPLTQMVKRWQEAEAEGKDYVSYMDLDDGKSIIPAGSANSFTSVDDGR; encoded by the exons ATGGCAGAATACCACCACCTAATTTTAACCATAACACTCCTCTTCGCCTTCCTAATTTCACCCGTTTTCAACACAACATACCCTAACGTACGAAAAGGGTTGGATTTGAGCAGCAGCCAACTTTCACCAGGGATTACTCCTAGTACTGGTGATCCGGGCATTGGTGGTGTTCCACCTATACCGCGGAAGAAGAAACCAAATGTAGTTCCGTCCCTCACTCCTGCTGCGATTTTTGGTGGTTTAGCGCTTTTAACCGTCCCTTTAGGCCTCTACTTATGCAAATGGAAGAAAGCTAACTCAAGTGAACCACCGAGCTCACTCGTTATTCAACCCCTGGACCCGGCTGACTCGGATAACACAGTCAGGATTTCAATCGCCAATGACACACAGATGCATGCTGGTTCGGGTGAGTCCCCTGTAATCATGTCTGGAAACATAATCATTTCGGTTCAAGTTTTAAAAAATGCGACCAAAAACTTCGCAAAAGAAAGCAAGCTCGGGCATGGCGGGTTCGGGGTCGTTTACAAGGGCCAGTTAGACGATGGCACAAAAATAGCCGTCAAAAGAATGGAATCTGGTGCGATTAGCAACAAAGCATTAGATGAATTTGAATCGGAAATTTCAGTCTTGACAAAGGTTAGACACCGACATTTGGTGTCACTTTTAGGATATTCAACTGAAGGGCTTGAAAGAATTCTTGTTTATGAATATATGCCTCAAGGTGCATTAAGTAGGCATCTATTTCATTGGAAGAACTTGAAGTTGGAACCACTTTCTTGGAAAATGAGGTTAAATATTGCATTGGATGTCGCTAGAGGCATGGAATATCTTCATACTTTGGCTCATCAGAGCTTTATACACCGAGATCTTAAATC ATTACCACCACCTAAATCGTCCAATATTTTACTTGGCGATGATTTTCGAGCCAAAGTTTCGGACTTTGGACTGGTGAAACTCGTCCCGGATGGTGGGAAGTCAATTATGACTCGGGTAGCTGGGACTTTTGGATACATTGCCCCTGAATATGCTG TGACAGGTAAATTGACAACAAAGGTCGATGTCTTCAGCTACGGTGTCATTCTTATGGAGCTACTAACCGGCTTAATGGTGTTAGACAATGACAGACCTGAAGAAAAACGATACCTGGTAGAATGGTTTTCGAGCATTAGAGCCGACAAAGAGAAAGTAATGGCTGCTGTGGATTTCTCTCTTAACGCGAACGAAGAAATATTCGAAACCATCTCCGTCGTAGCTGAGTTGGCAGGCCATTGTACAGCCCGAGAGCCAAGTCAGCGGCCCGATATGGGGCACGCAGTCAACGTGCTGGCTCCACTTGTGGAGAAATGGAAACCCATGGAGAGTGAAGCTGAAGTATCTTGTGGTGGTGTTGATCATAGTCTGCCGTTGACTCAAATGGTCAAAAGGTggcaagaagcagaagcagaagGGAAAGATTACGTTAGCTATATGGATCTTGATGATGGTAAGAGTATCATTCCTGCTGGATCTGCTAATTCCTTTACATCTGTTGATGATGGTCGATAA